In one Cronobacter dublinensis subsp. dublinensis LMG 23823 genomic region, the following are encoded:
- the arcA gene encoding two-component system response regulator ArcA: MQTPHILIVEDELVTRNTLKSIFEAEGYDVSEATDGAEMHQILSDNDINLVIMDINLPGKNGLLLARELREQANVALMFLTGRDNEVDKILGLEIGADDYITKPFNPRELTIRARNLLSRTMNLGTVSEERRSVESYKFNGWELDINSRSLISPNGEQYKLPRSEFRAMLHFCENPGKIQTRAELLKKMTGRELKPHDRTVDVTIRRIRKHFESTPDTPEIIATIHGEGYRFCGDLQE, translated from the coding sequence ATGCAGACCCCGCACATTCTTATCGTTGAAGACGAGTTGGTAACACGCAACACGTTAAAAAGTATTTTCGAAGCAGAAGGCTATGATGTGTCCGAAGCCACCGATGGCGCCGAGATGCACCAGATCCTCTCTGACAATGATATCAACCTGGTTATCATGGATATCAACCTGCCGGGTAAAAACGGTCTGCTGCTGGCGCGCGAACTGCGCGAGCAAGCGAATGTCGCCCTGATGTTCCTGACCGGCCGTGATAACGAGGTGGATAAAATCTTAGGCCTCGAAATCGGCGCTGACGATTATATCACCAAGCCATTTAACCCCCGTGAACTCACCATCCGCGCCCGCAACCTGCTCTCCCGCACCATGAATCTCGGTACGGTGAGCGAAGAGCGTCGCAGCGTGGAAAGCTATAAGTTCAACGGCTGGGAGCTTGATATCAACAGCCGCTCGCTGATTAGCCCGAATGGCGAGCAGTATAAACTGCCGCGCAGCGAATTCCGCGCCATGCTGCATTTCTGCGAAAATCCGGGCAAGATCCAGACCCGTGCGGAACTGCTGAAGAAAATGACCGGTCGCGAGCTGAAGCCGCACGACCGCACCGTCGATGTGACCATCCGTCGCATTCGCAAACATTTCGAATCCACGCCGGACACCCCGGAAATCATCGCCACCATTCATGGCGAAGGTTACCGTTTCTGCGGCGATCTGCAGGAATAA
- the thrL gene encoding thr operon leader peptide, whose translation MIRISLTTIITTTTITTGNGAG comes from the coding sequence ATGATTCGCATCAGCCTGACTACCATTATTACTACCACCACCATTACCACAGGTAACGGGGCGGGCTGA
- the creB gene encoding two-component system response regulator CreB: MNQTTVWLVEDETSISDALAYVMQLEGFTVRAFERGLPALDAARHALPDLVVLDVGLPDISGFELCRQLLAAHPALPVLFLTARSEEVDKLIGLEIGADDYVAKPFSPREVCARVRTILRRLQKQQSGAQNVVRVGSFELNDDAAHIAWCGQPLPLTRYEFLLLKTLLLAPGRVYSRQQLMDKVWGDANDSFDRTVDTHIKTLRAKLRAVNPDASPINTHRGLGYSLTVS, translated from the coding sequence ATGAATCAGACAACCGTCTGGCTGGTGGAGGATGAAACCAGCATCAGCGACGCGCTGGCGTATGTGATGCAGCTTGAGGGCTTCACGGTGCGCGCCTTTGAGCGTGGGCTGCCCGCGCTCGACGCGGCCCGGCACGCCTTGCCCGATCTGGTCGTGCTGGATGTCGGCCTGCCGGATATCAGCGGTTTCGAGCTGTGCCGCCAGTTACTGGCGGCACACCCGGCGCTGCCGGTGCTGTTCCTCACCGCGCGCAGCGAAGAAGTGGACAAGCTCATCGGCCTTGAAATCGGCGCGGATGACTATGTCGCCAAGCCGTTTTCGCCGCGTGAAGTCTGCGCCCGCGTGCGCACGATTTTGCGGCGTCTGCAAAAGCAGCAGAGCGGCGCGCAAAACGTGGTGCGCGTAGGGAGCTTCGAGCTGAACGACGACGCCGCGCACATCGCCTGGTGCGGCCAGCCGCTGCCGCTGACCCGCTATGAGTTTCTGTTGCTGAAAACGTTGCTGCTGGCACCGGGCCGCGTGTATTCGCGCCAGCAGCTGATGGATAAAGTCTGGGGCGACGCGAACGACAGTTTCGATCGCACCGTGGATACCCATATCAAAACCCTGCGCGCCAAGCTGCGCGCGGTCAACCCGGACGCCTCGCCCATCAATACCCATCGGGGGCTGGGTTACAGCCTGACGGTCAGCTGA
- the creC gene encoding two-component system sensor histidine kinase CreC, with the protein MRIGMRLLLGYFLIVAVAAWFVLAIFVQEIKPGVRRATEGSLNDTATLLAEIARDDLLAGHPRDGQLAQAFERLNRYPVNANISGIKKVRNEYRVYLTDAQGRVVFDSSGEAVGQDYSRWNDVWLTLRGHYGARSSPLHQDDPDSTVMYVAAPVRDAGRIIGVLSVGKPNIALAPVIRRSEHRIMMAGIALLGIALLTGIVMVLWINRSIGRLVRYADSVTGAAPLPLPDPGSSELRRLAQALENMRVRLEGKNYIEQYVHALTHELKSPLAGIRGAAEILREAPPPDVARRFSENILQQNARMQVLVETLLHQAKLENRLEIAPEPVLLAPLFATLAELHASSFLHHAVRLCIDPAPGDLRVAGDEALLLQAIGNLLVNALDFTPPQGEITLGAWQEGGRVVVRVTDTGSGIPDYALARIFERFYSLPRADGQKSSGLGLAFVQEVARLHQGEITLANRPEGGVEARLTLLPA; encoded by the coding sequence ATGCGCATCGGTATGCGGCTTCTGCTGGGCTATTTTCTGATTGTCGCCGTGGCGGCCTGGTTTGTGCTCGCGATTTTCGTTCAGGAGATCAAGCCCGGCGTGCGGCGGGCGACAGAAGGTTCGCTCAACGACACCGCAACGCTGCTGGCGGAAATTGCCCGCGATGATCTGCTGGCGGGGCATCCGCGCGACGGGCAGCTGGCGCAGGCGTTTGAGCGGCTTAACCGCTACCCGGTAAATGCCAACATCAGCGGCATTAAAAAAGTGCGTAATGAGTACCGCGTTTATCTGACAGACGCGCAGGGGCGGGTGGTGTTTGACTCCAGCGGCGAGGCGGTGGGGCAGGATTATTCGCGCTGGAACGATGTCTGGTTAACGCTGCGCGGGCACTACGGCGCGCGCAGTTCGCCGCTGCATCAGGATGACCCGGACAGCACGGTGATGTATGTCGCGGCTCCCGTGCGCGACGCGGGCCGCATCATCGGCGTGCTGAGCGTCGGTAAGCCGAATATCGCGCTCGCGCCGGTTATCCGCCGCAGCGAGCATCGCATCATGATGGCGGGTATTGCGCTGCTCGGCATCGCGCTGCTGACCGGCATCGTGATGGTGCTGTGGATCAACCGCTCTATCGGCAGGCTGGTGCGTTACGCCGATTCGGTCACCGGCGCGGCGCCGCTGCCGCTGCCTGACCCCGGCAGCAGCGAACTGCGGCGTCTCGCCCAGGCGCTGGAAAACATGCGCGTGCGCCTTGAAGGCAAAAATTATATTGAGCAGTACGTCCATGCGCTGACCCACGAACTGAAAAGCCCGCTGGCGGGCATTCGCGGTGCGGCAGAAATTCTGCGCGAAGCGCCGCCGCCCGACGTAGCGCGGCGCTTCAGCGAGAATATTTTGCAGCAAAACGCGCGCATGCAGGTGCTGGTGGAAACCCTGCTGCACCAGGCGAAGCTCGAAAACCGGCTGGAGATCGCGCCGGAGCCGGTCTTACTGGCGCCGCTCTTCGCCACGCTGGCGGAGCTGCACGCCTCGTCGTTTCTGCACCACGCGGTGCGTCTGTGTATCGACCCGGCTCCTGGCGACCTGCGCGTGGCGGGTGATGAGGCGCTGTTGTTGCAGGCTATCGGCAATCTGCTGGTGAACGCCCTCGACTTCACGCCGCCGCAGGGCGAGATAACGCTTGGCGCGTGGCAGGAAGGCGGGCGCGTCGTCGTGCGTGTGACCGATACCGGCAGCGGCATTCCGGATTACGCGCTGGCGCGCATTTTCGAGCGGTTCTATTCGCTGCCGCGCGCCGACGGGCAGAAGAGCAGCGGCCTCGGGCTCGCGTTCGTGCAGGAAGTCGCGCGGCTTCATCAGGGGGAAATTACGCTTGCTAACCGGCCGGAAGGCGGCGTCGAGGCGCGGCTGACGTTACTTCCCGCCTGA
- the creD gene encoding cell envelope integrity protein CreD, with protein sequence MLKSPLMLKGMALLGCMALLLIPLRILSVVIGDRADYRDHVTHSLEQSTSGPQKLVGPLIAIPVTEITTTMEEGKEVTQERSFIRYWLPESLVVTGKQAVEPRHVGIYEGQVWRSDVSLEARFTPPAQAMKPDAHYRLGEARLVMAVGDSRGIGTVGALNINGQTLAVEPGTGLDEGGEGLHANVPSALLETPTLAVRFSLELNGTGAFSVVPLGRSSEMSLISNWPHPNFYGNFLPASREISASGFAAKWRSSWYANNLDGYFQKGEDVRLSSLPAFSVTVATPVDQYQLTDRAVKYAVLLIALTYMAFFVCETLSGITMHPVQYLLVGLSLVMFYLLLLAFSEHIGFNLAWLVASLAGATLNALYLQAVLKGWRRSLIFAGGLLALDGVLWQLLRSQDFALLLGSGLLFAALTAVMLLTRHIDWYALTPAKARFTRLTPAPQEERFRLWK encoded by the coding sequence ATGTTGAAATCACCACTGATGTTAAAAGGCATGGCGCTGCTGGGCTGTATGGCCCTGCTGTTGATCCCGCTGCGCATTCTGAGCGTCGTCATCGGCGATCGCGCCGATTACCGCGATCACGTTACTCACTCGCTTGAGCAGAGCACCAGCGGGCCGCAAAAACTTGTCGGGCCGCTTATCGCTATTCCGGTTACCGAAATCACCACCACGATGGAAGAGGGCAAAGAGGTGACCCAGGAGCGCAGCTTTATCCGCTACTGGCTGCCGGAGTCGCTGGTGGTGACGGGAAAGCAGGCGGTTGAGCCGCGTCATGTCGGCATTTACGAAGGGCAGGTGTGGCGCAGCGACGTGTCGCTGGAGGCGCGCTTTACGCCGCCCGCGCAGGCGATGAAACCCGACGCGCATTACCGGCTGGGCGAAGCGCGGCTGGTGATGGCGGTAGGTGATTCGCGCGGCATTGGCACCGTGGGCGCGCTGAACATTAACGGGCAGACGCTGGCGGTCGAACCGGGCACCGGGCTTGACGAGGGCGGTGAGGGGCTGCACGCGAACGTACCGTCCGCGCTGCTGGAGACGCCGACGCTCGCGGTCCGCTTCTCGCTGGAGCTGAACGGCACCGGCGCGTTTTCCGTCGTGCCGCTGGGGCGCAGCAGCGAGATGTCGCTTATCAGCAACTGGCCGCACCCTAACTTTTACGGCAATTTCCTGCCTGCGTCGCGGGAGATCTCCGCCAGCGGCTTTGCGGCGAAATGGCGCAGCAGCTGGTATGCCAATAATCTCGACGGCTATTTTCAGAAGGGGGAAGACGTGAGGCTGAGTTCGCTGCCCGCGTTCAGCGTGACGGTGGCGACGCCGGTGGATCAGTATCAGCTCACGGATCGCGCAGTGAAATATGCGGTGCTGCTGATAGCGCTGACCTATATGGCGTTTTTCGTCTGCGAAACGCTGAGCGGCATTACGATGCACCCGGTACAGTATCTGCTGGTTGGGCTCTCACTGGTCATGTTCTATCTGTTGCTGCTGGCGTTTTCCGAGCATATCGGCTTTAACCTGGCCTGGCTTGTGGCGAGCCTCGCGGGGGCGACGCTGAACGCGCTCTATCTCCAGGCAGTGCTGAAAGGATGGCGGCGCAGCCTGATCTTCGCGGGCGGTCTGCTGGCGCTTGACGGCGTGCTGTGGCAGCTGCTGCGCTCGCAGGATTTCGCGCTGTTGCTCGGCAGCGGCCTGCTGTTCGCCGCGCTGACGGCGGTGATGCTGCTGACGCGCCATATCGACTGGTATGCGCTGACGCCCGCGAAAGCGCGCTTCACGCGCCTGACTCCCGCGCCGCAGGAGGAGCGGTTCCGGCTGTGGAAGTAA
- the creA gene encoding protein CreA — translation MKYRVLLVPLMFMALSGGLRAEEIGSVDTVFKWLGPDHKIVVEAFDDPDVKNVTCYLSRAKTGGIKGGLGLAEDTSDAAISCQQVGPIELSDKIKASKAQGDVVFQKRTSLVFKKLQVVRFYDAKRNTLAYLTYSDKVVEGSPKNALSAVPIMPWGQAR, via the coding sequence GTTCCCCTAATGTTTATGGCGTTAAGCGGTGGTTTGCGGGCTGAAGAGATTGGCTCGGTAGACACGGTGTTCAAATGGCTGGGGCCGGATCACAAAATCGTCGTGGAAGCGTTTGACGATCCGGATGTCAAAAATGTGACCTGCTACCTGAGCCGCGCAAAAACCGGGGGTATCAAAGGCGGGCTGGGCCTGGCGGAAGACACCTCCGACGCGGCGATTTCCTGCCAGCAGGTCGGGCCTATCGAGCTGAGCGATAAAATCAAAGCCAGTAAGGCGCAGGGCGATGTCGTCTTCCAGAAGCGCACCTCGCTGGTATTTAAAAAATTACAGGTGGTGCGTTTTTATGACGCGAAACGCAACACGCTGGCCTACCTGACCTATTCCGACAAAGTGGTGGAAGGCTCGCCGAAGAACGCGCTGAGCGCGGTGCCGATTATGCCGTGGGGCCAGGCCCGGTAA
- a CDS encoding tRNA/rRNA methyltransferase yields MRLPIILVSPARPENVGAAARAMKTMGFTELRIVDSTAHLDPAARRVAHGAGDILDNTKHYDTLADALADVDFTVATTARSRAKFHYYATPQQLLPLLEEKAAWLPVTALVFGREDSGLTNDELALADVLTGVPMVADYPSLNLGQAVMVYCYQLTALMQNAPAATPEADHHQLKALRLRIDALLTTLGVADDIKMADWLQQRLGLLEQRDTAMLHRLLHDIEKKVAG; encoded by the coding sequence ATGCGTTTGCCCATTATTCTGGTGTCACCCGCCAGACCTGAAAACGTCGGCGCCGCCGCGCGCGCTATGAAAACCATGGGATTTACCGAACTGAGGATCGTTGACAGCACGGCGCATCTCGACCCGGCGGCGCGTCGCGTCGCCCACGGCGCGGGAGACATTCTCGATAATACAAAGCATTACGACACCCTCGCCGATGCGCTCGCCGACGTGGATTTCACCGTCGCCACCACGGCGCGCAGCCGCGCAAAGTTCCATTACTACGCGACGCCGCAACAGCTGCTGCCGCTGCTGGAAGAAAAAGCCGCCTGGCTGCCAGTAACCGCGCTGGTGTTCGGGCGCGAAGATTCGGGGCTGACCAATGACGAGCTGGCGCTGGCTGACGTGTTGACCGGCGTGCCGATGGTCGCCGATTACCCGTCGCTGAACCTGGGCCAGGCGGTGATGGTGTACTGCTATCAATTAACGGCGCTGATGCAAAATGCGCCTGCCGCAACGCCAGAGGCTGACCATCATCAGTTGAAAGCGTTACGCCTGCGCATCGACGCGTTGCTGACTACGCTCGGCGTCGCAGACGACATCAAAATGGCCGACTGGCTGCAACAGCGTCTCGGGCTGCTTGAGCAGCGCGACACCGCCATGTTGCATCGTTTGCTGCACGATATCGAAAAAAAAGTGGCGGGCTGA